The sequence below is a genomic window from Halosegnis marinus.
TGCTGGGAGCTCCTGCTTCAATCCTTTCGCCTCGATGATCTCTCTACCCCCATTGAACGACCATGTGTCGCGTCTTCGAATTTCTGGCTTCATCGGCTGAGATGTCCGTTCTACATTGCTTACCCTTTGGGGCTGAGACGACACTATACCGTGCCGGGCGGCGGTGTTACTCCGATATTTTCGAGAACGATGTGAGTGTTCGCTCCGTCGTCTCACGGAGCTCACGCCGAATGTCCGTCTCCCCATACCCCATCGGGGAGAGCACGCTTGTGGCTGCTCGAATCAGCTCTGTGGCGTAGTAGGCTGGATCATACGCTTCGATCTCCTCGAACGCGAGTCGCACACGCTCGGGACCGTGCGTATCGTCGTCGACGATAACATACTCGACATCTTGGCCAGGGGCACGCGTAAGCCCGAGGGCGCGCGCCCGTCGCAGCGCCGCGGTCGTCGCCGTTCGCTGCGTGTATGCTTCCAAGGGCTTCGACGTTCGCGCTGTTTCGACCAGCGCGGCTGGGTCGACGTCTTCGTCACGCAGCCGCGTGAGCGCGCTGGAGAGCTCTTCGATAACAGTAGCTGTATCACGCGATTGATCGTACGTCTCGACGAGCCGCCGTTGGATATCGGCGATGTACGCAGGGGTCGATCGCTGGCGTGTCTCGATCCCCCGGAACTTGTACTCGTCGCGACCAGCGACCTTCCCGAAGTACTTCGTCAGCGCACCGGCCTCCGAGTCACGTTTCGGGACGAAGGCAACCCACTCGAAGTCGTTCTCGTGTTCGAGCGGAATGTTGACATCGTCAGTGATAGCTGCACAGATGTCGGCGAGCGGCTCGTGCGTGTCGACACGCGGAGTCACCCACAACGAGTCGATAATTCCGTGCACGACACGCCATCCCCCGCGTTCCAGTCGCGCCTTCGCGTCGAGCATGAGCTCGCGAGCGACAGCATTGATCGCTTCATGACACTCGATCCGCCCGAATTTCGCATTGCGGTAGCCTTGATAGCCGAAACACGAGACGAGAATCCATTTCAACGCATCCGCGCGGTGCTCGAAGTGTGCCCGCTCTGTGGGATCGTCTGTGGTGGCGATTCGCTCTTTGTAGGCGGCTCGATCATCGATGATTGGCCGAAGGACGTCCGGAATGAATCCACGGTCATCACACAGCGAGTAGTCGAGTCCCGGCACGTCTGCACGGTCATGACAGTCGCAGTCCGTCGTCTCCGGGGAGATATTCCACTCGCACATAATGTTCGGATACAACGAACCGAAGTCGATCTCTGAAATATCCTCGTGGACGCCAACCTCTGGAGAGAATATGAAACCCCCTCGATCGGCGGCGTGCAGTTGCTCGACGGACTTGAACGCCTCTGGATCCCACTTGTTCCACGGCGCGAGGACATCGCGAGCGGTCGCCTCGCGAAGCTGGATCGCCGTGAGAATGTTGCCGATCGATCCCCACGCAGTCTCCTGAATCGGCTTCCACGAGCGCTCGACGAGATCGAGGATTCCCTCAAGGCCACCCTTATCCAACATGAAGCTGTTCAACCGATCGATGATGGCTCGCCCCGGGATAGCGTATCGGGCTGGCGAATGTCCCACCTGGCCGTAACTCTCGTAGGTACTCGCCCCGGCTAATTGTTGATACCCAGAGCGACGACCAAGCGCGAACGCGTCGAGGCCGTGGTCATCCGCTGCCGATTCAAGCAGTGGGATCAGCTGAGCCGACGAACAGAGAAGGACATCCGGATCCACCGTGTCGAGTCGCTCGGCAAGGACTCGGAGCGTGGTCGCAGTGTCTCCGGCAACTGTCTCACCGTCGATCTGGAGGGCGTCAATGCGTTTCTCGGCGAGGTGCGGCTCAGCGAGAGTCAGCTCAAGTGTTCGGAGCGCCCGGGCAGGGACTGGTTCGGTGTCCGTTTCGAGGCAGTAGCGAAACTGCGGTGAAAGGTCAACGTTGTACAGGCGGAAGGTCGCGGGTTGGAATGCCGCCGGCTCATGATGATGGCGGATCTCGTTCGCAAGCGTTCGAAGCTCCCGTTCACGGGCGACGTCCACTCGGAGCACACGTGTCCGCGTCTCGGCGCCGAGCTCCGTGTAGTGGCGCTCTGCAGCGAGGTGGACGACTTTTGGATCGTCGGTGAGCCGCTCGTGGAGCGTCACAAGCGCAGTATCAGGGCCATCGATGTACAGCGTC
It includes:
- a CDS encoding type B DNA-directed DNA polymerase, with protein sequence MPLLTVEFHDGGVVEWHATSDGVDTVTNPDYAPTLYIDGPDTALVTLHERLTDDPKVVHLAAERHYTELGAETRTRVLRVDVARERELRTLANEIRHHHEPAAFQPATFRLYNVDLSPQFRYCLETDTEPVPARALRTLELTLAEPHLAEKRIDALQIDGETVAGDTATTLRVLAERLDTVDPDVLLCSSAQLIPLLESAADDHGLDAFALGRRSGYQQLAGASTYESYGQVGHSPARYAIPGRAIIDRLNSFMLDKGGLEGILDLVERSWKPIQETAWGSIGNILTAIQLREATARDVLAPWNKWDPEAFKSVEQLHAADRGGFIFSPEVGVHEDISEIDFGSLYPNIMCEWNISPETTDCDCHDRADVPGLDYSLCDDRGFIPDVLRPIIDDRAAYKERIATTDDPTERAHFEHRADALKWILVSCFGYQGYRNAKFGRIECHEAINAVARELMLDAKARLERGGWRVVHGIIDSLWVTPRVDTHEPLADICAAITDDVNIPLEHENDFEWVAFVPKRDSEAGALTKYFGKVAGRDEYKFRGIETRQRSTPAYIADIQRRLVETYDQSRDTATVIEELSSALTRLRDEDVDPAALVETARTSKPLEAYTQRTATTAALRRARALGLTRAPGQDVEYVIVDDDTHGPERVRLAFEEIEAYDPAYYATELIRAATSVLSPMGYGETDIRRELRETTERTLTSFSKISE